A genomic region of Streptosporangium lutulentum contains the following coding sequences:
- a CDS encoding VIT1/CCC1 transporter family protein produces MSPGGRAEIHHEHRDVNGGWLRPSVFGAMDGLVSNFALIAGVAGGTTSTRVIVLAGVAGLAAGSFSMAGGEYVSVASQRELALAEIDVERSEIERHPEAEQEELAKFYEGRGVDPVVAAEVARQISLDPVKALEAHASAELGVTLEDLPSPKTAALSSFLAFSVGALLPLLPYLLGVTGLVTSAVVSCVALFGAGALVSRVTARSWWYSGLRQLVVGVIAAGLTFTLGNLLGGS; encoded by the coding sequence ATGAGCCCCGGGGGCCGAGCCGAGATCCATCACGAGCATCGTGATGTCAACGGCGGCTGGCTGCGGCCGTCGGTGTTCGGCGCGATGGACGGGCTCGTCTCGAACTTCGCCCTGATCGCGGGGGTCGCCGGCGGCACGACCAGCACCAGGGTCATCGTGCTGGCCGGGGTGGCCGGCCTGGCGGCCGGCTCGTTCTCCATGGCCGGCGGCGAGTACGTCTCGGTGGCCAGCCAGCGGGAGCTCGCCCTGGCCGAGATCGACGTCGAGCGGAGCGAGATCGAGCGCCACCCCGAGGCGGAGCAGGAGGAACTGGCCAAGTTCTACGAGGGCCGCGGCGTCGATCCCGTCGTGGCGGCCGAGGTGGCCAGGCAGATCTCTCTGGACCCGGTGAAGGCGCTGGAGGCACATGCCAGCGCCGAGCTCGGTGTCACCCTCGAAGACCTGCCCTCGCCGAAGACCGCCGCGCTCTCCTCGTTCCTGGCCTTCAGCGTGGGCGCGCTCCTGCCGCTCCTGCCGTACCTGCTGGGGGTCACCGGCCTGGTGACCTCGGCGGTGGTCTCCTGCGTGGCCCTGTTCGGCGCGGGCGCGCTGGTCTCCCGGGTGACCGCGCGAAGCTGGTGGTACAGCGGGCTGCGCCAGCTCGTCGTCGGTGTGATCGCGGCCGGCCTGACCTTCACTCTGGGCAACCTCCTGGGAGGGAGCTGA